A window from Anser cygnoides isolate HZ-2024a breed goose chromosome 1, Taihu_goose_T2T_genome, whole genome shotgun sequence encodes these proteins:
- the LOC125181758 gene encoding POTE ankyrin domain family member B3-like isoform X1, whose product MQELTRSTPCALLRRKLKHRSRDADSEEEDGGKKTPQEHTFPNESIQAKLERYMRYYLEEQKLRRALENDLQRTPLHLACANGHADVVRFLVQEKCLLNLCDNTGRSPLMMAVESQHEECVAILLEHRADPNLEGYRGKSALHLAAAAPNTSVAEMLVEHGAHLEAKDCERNTPLLLAISSHHKEMVKFLLQKGANVCARNFFGRTALMLAASAGETDVIELLLSYGANIACDTAVDYALRSGHSDLCKKLVEHARCEKTGEASAGAAQDTAVPSRFCSPRTERFALATLALDGEGALPAVGAEQEEEAELPWDRKDQDRQLQLELPGAPESLSVSEAPPEATESQLSDTEKDAECLQEELEMVKAKVEASEQACIESEVWVKYLETVLEDKKREAAASSQKVQGFLEPFFGTGALQKLEERMQGLKAGSDRLEATIQQQSRLIEALQRHQQASASARNHPEDLVTAFQSAQTTADGHPHQQHQCQRTEEKLVELKCPVEVRLEQEMKSNSELRRECRRLRRLLNGALQKLREYEAREREPQFTTARDMMSSCPEGASEADKLTAKLNELLQQLEMESGKRRQLEAQNRDLQEELSALRGSQEKMEKSNGQLQEEVACIKALLKTYKTRAASPDMQELTRSPPCASLRKNLKHRSRGADSEEEDGGRKTPQEHTFPDESIQAKLERYKRYYLEEQKLREGLENDLQRARQRLDENNAKLHRKHH is encoded by the exons ATGCAAGAACTGACGAGATCCACTCCTTGTGCTTTGCTAAGAAGGAAGCtaaagcacagaagcagagatgCTGACTCTGAAgaggaggatggagggaaaaagaCACCACAAGAGCATACTTTTCCAAATGAGTCCATTCAGGCAAAACTGGAAAGGTACATGCGCTACTATCTGGAGGAACAAAAGCTTAGAAGAGCTCTAGAAAATGACCTGCAAAG gaCACCGCTGCACCTTGCTTGTGCGAACGGCCATGCAGACGTTGTTCGATTCCTGGTGCAAGAGAAGTGCCTGCTGAACCTTTGTGACAACACTGGCAGATCGCCACTCATGATG GCAGTGGAGAGCCAGCATGAAGAATGCGTGGCGATTCTGCTAGAGCACCGTGCCGACCCAAACCTGGAAGGTTACAGAGGCAAGTCTGCCCTTCACCTGGCTGCCGCAGCTCCTAACACGTCTGTAGCAGAGATGTTAGTTGAGCATGGTGCACACCTTGAAGCAAAGGACTGT GAGAGAAATACCCCGCTTCTTCTTGCCATCTCCAGCCATCATAAAGAGATGGTaaagtttcttcttcaaaaaggAGCGAATGTGTGTGCTCGAAATTTCTTTGGAAG GACTGCTCTTATGCTTGCCGCTTCTGCTGGGGAAACGGATGTAATAGAGCTACTTCTTTCCTACGGTGCCAACATTGCTTGCGATACGGCTGTGGATTATGCTCTCCGGTCGGGACATTCTGA CCTTTGCAAGAAACTGGTAGAACATGCACGCTGTGAAAAGACGGGAGAAGCTTCTGCTGGCGCTGCACAAGACACAGCAGTCCCCAGCAGATTCTGCTCTCCGAGGACTGAGCGCTTTGCACTGGCCACACTTGCTTTGGATGGAGAAG GTGCCCTGCCAGCTgtaggagcagagcaggaggaagaggctgaaTTGCCCTGGGATCGCAAG GATCAAGACAGACAGCTGCAGCTTGAGCTTCCTGGTGCTCCTGAAAGTCTGTCCGTGTCAGAAGCCCCACCTGAAGCTACTGAGAGCCAGCTCAGTGACACTGAGAAAGACGCAGAGTGCTTGCAAGAGGAATTGGAGATGGTTAAAGCTAAG GTGGAGGCATCGGAACAAGCGTGTATTGAGTCTGAGGTCTGGGTAAAATACCTGGAGACTGTACTGGAGGAtaagaagagagaagcagcagcttcttccCAGAAAGTGCAAGGCTTTCTGGAGCCATTCTTTGGAACTGGAGCTCTCCAAAAGCTGGAAGAACGCATGCAAGG actCAAAGCTGGAAGTGACAGATTGGAAGCCACAATCCAGCAACAAAGCAGACTGATTGAAGCCCTTCAGAGACACCAGCAAGCCTCTGCCTCA GCTCGTAATCACCCGGAGGACTTGGTAACTGCCTTTCAGTCAGCACAGACAACCGCAGACGGGCATCCACACCAGCAG catcagtgtcagagaacagaagagaagctggTCGAGTTGAAATGCCCAGTCGAAGTGCGCCTCgagcaggaaatgaaaagcaacagcGAACTGCGGAGAGAATGTCGCAG GTTAAGGAGGCTTCTGAACGGAGCTCTGCAGAAACTAAGAGAATATGAGGCCAGAGAAAGAGAGCCCCAGTTCACTACTGCAAGAGACATGATGAGCAGCTGCCCTGAAGGGGCCAGTGAAGCTGATAAATTAACAGCAAAG CTCAATGAACttttgcagcagctggagatggagTCTGGAAAACGCAGGCAGCTAGAAGCACAAAATCGCGACCTGCAAGAAGAGCTGTCTGCTCTGCGTGGGtctcaggaaaaaatggagaagagcaATGGCCAGCTGCAAGAAGAGGTGGCATGCATCAAAGCTCTTCTGAAGACTTACAAG ACACGGGCAGCCTCTCCAGACATGCAAGAGCTGACAAGATCCCCTCCTTGTGCTTCTCTGAGAAAGAACCtaaagcacagaagcagaggTGCTGACTCTGAAGAGGAGGATGGAGGGAGAAAGACACCACAAGAGCATACTTTTCCAGATGAGTCCATTCAGGCAAAACTGGAAAGGTACAAGCGCTACTATCTGGAGGAACAAAAGCTCAGAGAAGGTCTAGAAAATGACTTGCAAAG AGCTCGTCAGCGTCTAGACGAAAACAACGCTAAGCTCCACCGGAAGCACCACTGA
- the LOC125181758 gene encoding POTE ankyrin domain family member B-like isoform X2 produces the protein MQRLLGLLHRGQEHPMPSSTSLSRDSDAHQLPEEGLHGLHRAAARGDLARLRRHWWLKKRGKNRRDQAKRTPLHLACANGHADVVRFLVQEKCLLNLCDNTGRSPLMMAVESQHEECVAILLEHRADPNLEGYRGKSALHLAAAAPNTSVAEMLVEHGAHLEAKDCERNTPLLLAISSHHKEMVKFLLQKGANVCARNFFGRTALMLAASAGETDVIELLLSYGANIACDTAVDYALRSGHSDLCKKLVEHARCEKTGEASAGAAQDTAVPSRFCSPRTERFALATLALDGEGALPAVGAEQEEEAELPWDRKDQDRQLQLELPGAPESLSVSEAPPEATESQLSDTEKDAECLQEELEMVKAKVEASEQACIESEVWVKYLETVLEDKKREAAASSQKVQGFLEPFFGTGALQKLEERMQGLKAGSDRLEATIQQQSRLIEALQRHQQASASARNHPEDLVTAFQSAQTTADGHPHQQHQCQRTEEKLVELKCPVEVRLEQEMKSNSELRRECRRLRRLLNGALQKLREYEAREREPQFTTARDMMSSCPEGASEADKLTAKLNELLQQLEMESGKRRQLEAQNRDLQEELSALRGSQEKMEKSNGQLQEEVACIKALLKTYKTRAASPDMQELTRSPPCASLRKNLKHRSRGADSEEEDGGRKTPQEHTFPDESIQAKLERYKRYYLEEQKLREGLENDLQRARQRLDENNAKLHRKHH, from the exons ATGCAGAGGCTCCTGGGGCTCCTCCACCGGGGCCAGGAGCATCCGATGCCCAGCAGCACTTCCCTGTCCAGAGACAGCGATGCCCACCAGCTGCCAGAGGAGGGCCTGCACGGGCTGCACCGCGCGGCCGCCCGTGGCGACCTGGCCCGGCTGAGGCGGCACTGGTGGCTGAAGAAACGAGGCAAAAACCGTCGAGACCAGGCAAagcg gaCACCGCTGCACCTTGCTTGTGCGAACGGCCATGCAGACGTTGTTCGATTCCTGGTGCAAGAGAAGTGCCTGCTGAACCTTTGTGACAACACTGGCAGATCGCCACTCATGATG GCAGTGGAGAGCCAGCATGAAGAATGCGTGGCGATTCTGCTAGAGCACCGTGCCGACCCAAACCTGGAAGGTTACAGAGGCAAGTCTGCCCTTCACCTGGCTGCCGCAGCTCCTAACACGTCTGTAGCAGAGATGTTAGTTGAGCATGGTGCACACCTTGAAGCAAAGGACTGT GAGAGAAATACCCCGCTTCTTCTTGCCATCTCCAGCCATCATAAAGAGATGGTaaagtttcttcttcaaaaaggAGCGAATGTGTGTGCTCGAAATTTCTTTGGAAG GACTGCTCTTATGCTTGCCGCTTCTGCTGGGGAAACGGATGTAATAGAGCTACTTCTTTCCTACGGTGCCAACATTGCTTGCGATACGGCTGTGGATTATGCTCTCCGGTCGGGACATTCTGA CCTTTGCAAGAAACTGGTAGAACATGCACGCTGTGAAAAGACGGGAGAAGCTTCTGCTGGCGCTGCACAAGACACAGCAGTCCCCAGCAGATTCTGCTCTCCGAGGACTGAGCGCTTTGCACTGGCCACACTTGCTTTGGATGGAGAAG GTGCCCTGCCAGCTgtaggagcagagcaggaggaagaggctgaaTTGCCCTGGGATCGCAAG GATCAAGACAGACAGCTGCAGCTTGAGCTTCCTGGTGCTCCTGAAAGTCTGTCCGTGTCAGAAGCCCCACCTGAAGCTACTGAGAGCCAGCTCAGTGACACTGAGAAAGACGCAGAGTGCTTGCAAGAGGAATTGGAGATGGTTAAAGCTAAG GTGGAGGCATCGGAACAAGCGTGTATTGAGTCTGAGGTCTGGGTAAAATACCTGGAGACTGTACTGGAGGAtaagaagagagaagcagcagcttcttccCAGAAAGTGCAAGGCTTTCTGGAGCCATTCTTTGGAACTGGAGCTCTCCAAAAGCTGGAAGAACGCATGCAAGG actCAAAGCTGGAAGTGACAGATTGGAAGCCACAATCCAGCAACAAAGCAGACTGATTGAAGCCCTTCAGAGACACCAGCAAGCCTCTGCCTCA GCTCGTAATCACCCGGAGGACTTGGTAACTGCCTTTCAGTCAGCACAGACAACCGCAGACGGGCATCCACACCAGCAG catcagtgtcagagaacagaagagaagctggTCGAGTTGAAATGCCCAGTCGAAGTGCGCCTCgagcaggaaatgaaaagcaacagcGAACTGCGGAGAGAATGTCGCAG GTTAAGGAGGCTTCTGAACGGAGCTCTGCAGAAACTAAGAGAATATGAGGCCAGAGAAAGAGAGCCCCAGTTCACTACTGCAAGAGACATGATGAGCAGCTGCCCTGAAGGGGCCAGTGAAGCTGATAAATTAACAGCAAAG CTCAATGAACttttgcagcagctggagatggagTCTGGAAAACGCAGGCAGCTAGAAGCACAAAATCGCGACCTGCAAGAAGAGCTGTCTGCTCTGCGTGGGtctcaggaaaaaatggagaagagcaATGGCCAGCTGCAAGAAGAGGTGGCATGCATCAAAGCTCTTCTGAAGACTTACAAG ACACGGGCAGCCTCTCCAGACATGCAAGAGCTGACAAGATCCCCTCCTTGTGCTTCTCTGAGAAAGAACCtaaagcacagaagcagaggTGCTGACTCTGAAGAGGAGGATGGAGGGAGAAAGACACCACAAGAGCATACTTTTCCAGATGAGTCCATTCAGGCAAAACTGGAAAGGTACAAGCGCTACTATCTGGAGGAACAAAAGCTCAGAGAAGGTCTAGAAAATGACTTGCAAAG AGCTCGTCAGCGTCTAGACGAAAACAACGCTAAGCTCCACCGGAAGCACCACTGA